The DNA region CAGCGTCTCCTCCTAGCGCAGGTGGGTCCGCCCGCAGCGGGCGGGGGTACCTGGGAGCCGCGGGGCAGGCGTGCAGTCGTCCCTAGTGCTCAGGTGCCACGACTTGGGCTGCGGCCCTGGTGGATCGGGCTGTGGAAACGGGTGCGCGGGTGGAGATCCCAGTCCTGGTGAGCTCCTCCTGGACGCACAGTGCTTGCCCAGCTCCTTTACCACCCTGAGGGTCTCCGCCCAATCCCGCGTGCAGCTTCCGGTGGACACCTGAGGGCGGAGCTATTGGGGGCGGGGACCCGTGATTGACAcctctctccccagacttcggtgcTACCCCTGGACCCCTCCCCTGCCCTGAACGCTGAGCCGGCACCATGGTGAGAACCCTAAGCCCAGTCCCTCACCTCTTCGGGCCCACGCCCTCGTCCCGTGAGACTCTGCTTCCTTTGCCCCATAGGAACTTTGGACTCTCCATTAGGGGGTTCTGTTGGGTCGGCCCCTGCAAGGCAACCTGCATTCTTCCAACCTTCCCTTCCCTGTAGCACGGGCGCCTGAAGGTGAAGACGTCAGAAGAGCAGGCGGAGGCCAAAAGGCTAGAGAGGGAGCAAAAGCTGAAACTCTACCAGTCAGCCACCCAAGCTGTCTTCCAGAAGGTGGGGTTCTCAGAGATGGCTCCGATTCCAGGAGGCCCCTTAGCATTCACAGAGGCCAAGAGCTGGGCTTTAGAGCCAAACGGCCTGGATCCAAATCTAGGTTCTATCGCTTacagtgtgaccttgggcaagtttgCTGAATCTCTTTGGGCCTCAAtttactcatctgtaaagtggagcTAATAATTGCACCCACTGCACAAGAATAGTTGGGTAGATTTAATGAGAGAATACCTGCAAAGCTTTTTGCATAGTACCTGGTGTATAGTGTGGGATTTACAAAATGTTTtgtagtttcaagttatatcatTTAGCCCTGTGGTTGGAGAACCTCTGACCCTGAAACATGTCTTCTCAGCGCCAGGCTGGAGAGCTAGATGAGTCAGTACTGGAACTGACAAGCCAGATTCTGGGAGCCAATCCTGACTTTGCTACCCTCTGGAATTGTCGACGAGAGGTGTTCCAGCAGCTGGAGACCCAGAAGTATGTCAAGGCTCAAGATCCCATGAAGATTTCCCTAACCCTGACCTTTTTTAAGGGTTGGAGGAGGAGTGGGGCAGTGGTGTGTTTAGAGATAGGGGAAGGGAGTGGAAGCAGAAAGTGAGGGTTAAGCTGAGATTGGGTGTTAGAGGGCCCTGATTTTCCTTTCCCTCTGCATGTAGGTCCCCTGAGGAGTTAGCTGCTCTGGTGAAGGCAGAACTGGGCTTCCTGGAGAGCTGCCTACGTGTGAACCCTAAGTCCTATGGCACCTGGCACCACCGCTGCTGGCTGCTAGGCCGCCTGCCTGAGCCTAACTGGGCCCGGGAACTGGAATTATGTGCCCGCTTTCTTGAAGTCGATGAACGGAACTGTAAGTGCAAAAGATTCTGTTCCCACAACTCTCACATCCTGGTATTGGGGCCTCAGTAAGGCTCATAGTGGAGTGAGAAGTTGCTGGTGGTAAAAAGAGTGACGGAGTCAAATGCATCCTCTGTGGAATCCATCAAGGTGTTTCTAGGGGTCTCTGAGGGAACTCTGGAGGTACCAGTGAGATAACTACTCTTTACCCTGCTCCTGAGATATGCTGTCACTACCATCCTCTCTAGTTCACTGCTGGGATTATCGGCGGTTTGTGGCTGCACAGGCAGCTGTGCCCCCTGCAGAGGAGCTAGCCTTCACTGACAGCCTCATCACCCGAAACTTCTCCAACTACTCCTCCTGGCATTACCGCTCTTGCCTCTTGCcccagctgcacccccagccagaCTCTGGCCCACAGGGCCGCCTCCCTGAAGATGTGCTGCTCAAAGGTAAGCAAGGCCAGGGGATTCTGGCAAGTATTCTGCAGTGCTACCCTTCCAGCCCTGATGCCTGCCTGGCCCTATTCCTGTACCTCAGTAAACTTGGGTGATTGAGGACCTACTTCATGCCTGTCTTTGGAGATGCATAACACTTAGTCCCTGGCTGTAAGGAGCTCAGGTGtccaatggggaaaataaaactgACATGTGAAGCCCCATGGATGGCCAAGGCATATATGAGACAGGACTGGAGATGTTTCAAGATGTGTGTGGGTTGGTGCGGTGGCCAGGAGCCCACCAGCATACTCACAGCTCCATGCCTCCCTGGCCCCACAGAGCTGGAGCTGGTGCAGAATGCCTTCTTCACTGACCCCAATGACCAGAGTGCTTGGTTCTATCACCGCTGGCTTCTGGGCCGAGGTGAGCAATGGGGGAAGAGACTGAGTGTTTGGGTTTGGAAGGAATGGAATAAGATTATGGAGACCTGAAGCTGTCTCTCCCCAGCTGATCCCCAGGATGCGCTGCACTGCCTGCATGTGAGCCGAGATGAGGCCTGCCTGACTGTGTCCTTCTCTCGGCCCCTCCTAGTGAGTCTTGTGACTTTTGCTGGAGAATATCGAGGGATTATGAGCCTGGTGCTGTTGGGGCTGATGGGTCTTTTTTTTGTCCCTTGTGCCAGGTAGGCTCCAGTACAGAGACCTTGCTACTCATGGTTGATGAGTCACCCCTGATTGTGGAGTGGAGGACCCCAGACGGCAGGAACCGCCCCAGCCACGTCTGGGTATCCCAGGATTGGTGGGGAAGAAATGAGGACTTGGGAGACAGCTGGGTGGGACAATCTGAAAAGTGGTAAGGCTAGGGCATTTCCTTGACCCAATGCTCCCAGCTCTGTGACCTGCCCACTGCCTCCCTCAATGACCAGTTGCCCCAACATACATTTCGTGTCATTTGGACAGCAGGCGATGCTCAGAAGGAGTGTGTGCTTTTAAAAGGTAACGCAACCTGCAGCCCTGCCCCTTTCAGCAGTCCtcacccctctcctcctctcatgGGTATCTTCTGCTAACTCCCCTTTCCCTCAGGCCGCCAGGAGGGCTGGTGCCGGGACTCAGCCACTGATGAGCAACTGTTTAGGTGATGACCTGAAAGCACACAGATAGGATAGGGGTTCTGGGCTCTGGGCATCAGGCTGTTGGGGCAAAAGTCTTGGGCCTGGGGGAGATGTTCTCAGACTGAATGCTGGGGATGACCCGTATCCCAGGACTATGGGTATCATCCCTTTCCCACCCTGCCCACCCTCAGGTGTGAGCTGTCAGTGGAGAAGTCCACAGTGCTACAGTCTGAGCTAAAATCCTGTAAGGAGCTTCAGGAGCTGGAGCCTGAGAATAAATGTGAGGCACATTCCCTGAGAGTCTATTCCCCAGAACCCATCTAAGGAAGCCCTCTGGGGAAAGCAGGAATGGTCTCAAGAGGATGGGAACAGAGGAGGATCCAGAAGAACTCCTCCATTTCTCTGACCTTTCCTCAGGGTGCCTGCTTACCATCATTCTGCTGATGCGAGCACTGGACCCCCTCTTGTATGAGAAGGAGACACTGCAGTACTTCCAAACCCTCAAGGCAAGTTGGGCCTGGGGGAACTGGCCAGGGGAAGACCAGTtggcaggaggagagcagctgACTTACTTACCTGCCTGCTGCATTCCCACCAGGCTGTAGACCCTATGCGAGCAGCCTACCTGGACGACCTGCGCAGCAAATTCTTGCTAGAGAACAGTGTGCTCAAGATGGAGTATGCCGATGCGCGTGTGCTACACCTGGCTCACAAGGTGTGTGCTGCTGTGTGTGCCCTCTGCTAGGCCCCTGCCCACTGGCCTCACCATATTCTCGATATATCTTCCCTACCCAGATTGAATCCATCATCCTTCTAGCCTTTTCCTTGAGTCCATGCTTTCTGTCACTTGGCCTATTTTCTTCACGCCTCCCAGTTTCAAATCCTGAGTTACCAGGGCCTCGTGCTGCTCCTTCTACCAGACTGGTCAAATCATTCTGCCTCCAGAGTGACCCTTGACCCACCCCTGCCATGTATCCCGTGCTTCTCACCCTGAAGCAGACCCTAGAACATAAAAGTTCAAATGGTTTCTAGAGGTTTCTAGGCTTCACTTTCCCTTTTCTAGTCCTTACCAGTCTTCCTATAACATCCCTGAAGCCTACCTCTCCTCTTGACAAGCCCCTCTTCCTGACTCAGCAGTCACCCTGGCACCCTCACTGTCCTCTGTCCCTTCCACACTTAGTCTTCCTCTTCCATTCACTCCCACTGGCCACCCCACCCTTAGTACTCACTGTCTGTTGCATGTCCCTGACATGTAGCATGTGCTGCCACAGGCTGCAAGACAACCTTCCCACATGCTATCATCCTCTCCTCAGCAACTTCCCCAGGGGCCTATATAGGGCACAGAGGGCAAGAAGCTGAGGATCCTCCCCCCAGTCTTGCTGGGTATCTCATCCCCCTCACACTCCTAGGATCTGACAGTGCTCTGCCATCTGGAACAGCTGCTTTTGGTCACCCATCTTGACCTGTCACATAATCGTCTCCGaaccctgccccctgccctggcTGCTCTGCGTTGCCTTGAGGTAAAACATTCATTCTTCCCTTGCTATTCTGTGTGGTCCTTTTTCCATTCCTCCAACTGGGAAGTCTGCCTGTGCTACAGAGATGTCCAGGACCTCCCCGTCCCTACAAGTGACCAGTTGCCCTCCCCCAGTCTATCGCCCAGCCTGACTTCATGAACCCTTCCATGTACTGTAAGCTGATCACCCTGGGCTCTTGTATTGCTTGTGCAAGCCCCAAGCTGACAACTGCCCACTCAATCTTGTGCCTTCCTGCTCCCCAGGTGCTGCAGGCAAACGATAATGCCATAGAGTCCCTGGACGGCATTACCAACCTGCCCCGGCTGCAGGAACTTTTACTGTGCAACAACCGTATCCTTTTGGCTCCCTTGCTTACAGTGTAGAGTAAGGAGGACACTGTGGAAGGACAGACCGCAGACATAGACAGAGTACCATCCTGAGACAGGGCGGGAGACAGGGGCTCTGGCAGTGTGAGCTGAGGGGAGATGATAGCCTGGGGTTGTCTGGAGCTATCATTAACTTGCATCAGTGGAGTTTTGCAGAGGGTAAGTGACTTCCTCAAACCAGAGTTCACAAACGGGCAACCTGAAGGTGGTTCCTGGGGACCACACAGTGTTATAAAAATCAGGaaattgcatattttttaaaaaatctaagactgactcctcttttaaaaattggaagtTAGAGCAACCTTTGACTTTATTTCCACTTGGCAGCACTTGGTCATTGCTGAACAGTGAATGCCTCTTTATATCAGGTTAGTTTTCTTCTTTGCCAtagtctccaccactgctctgGAACCACCCCCAGCCAGCTTCATGTGCTTCCTGCCCAGCCACTGTGGGCAGGTGTTTGCAGCCCTGCCTTGAGCCTTACTCCCTCCATGGGAATGCCCATCAAACAGGCTTCCAGGCAGCAGTCACCAGCTCTCAAAGGTGCCAAGTAGTAGAGGGATCTGGGGAAACCTGCTGAACTTTCCTTGACTCTCCACCCAAGGCCTCCAGCAACCTGCAGCACTCCAGCCTCTTGCCTCCTGCCCCAGGCTAGTCCTTCTCAACTTGGAGGGCAACCCACTATGCGAAGAGGGGGGCGTCTTGGAGCACCTGTCTGAATTGCTGCCTTCAGTTAGCAGCATCCTCACCTAAGAGGCCCTGCCCTACACCTTTGCCCTTTAACTTATTGGGACTGAATAAAGAATGGAGAGGCCCCTTCGGCTGCTGAGCTGCTGTCACTGCCGCTTCTGTGTTACTACTATCATTACTACTGCCATatattctggaaaaagaaaaggaagagacttGGGGTGTGTCTGCTTTCGTTTAATGATCTACACTGTTATTCCCTGTt from Ictidomys tridecemlineatus isolate mIctTri1 chromosome 5, mIctTri1.hap1, whole genome shotgun sequence includes:
- the Rabggta gene encoding geranylgeranyl transferase type-2 subunit alpha, which codes for MHGRLKVKTSEEQAEAKRLEREQKLKLYQSATQAVFQKRQAGELDESVLELTSQILGANPDFATLWNCRREVFQQLETQKSPEELAALVKAELGFLESCLRVNPKSYGTWHHRCWLLGRLPEPNWARELELCARFLEVDERNFHCWDYRRFVAAQAAVPPAEELAFTDSLITRNFSNYSSWHYRSCLLPQLHPQPDSGPQGRLPEDVLLKELELVQNAFFTDPNDQSAWFYHRWLLGRADPQDALHCLHVSRDEACLTVSFSRPLLVGSSTETLLLMVDESPLIVEWRTPDGRNRPSHVWLCDLPTASLNDQLPQHTFRVIWTAGDAQKECVLLKGRQEGWCRDSATDEQLFRCELSVEKSTVLQSELKSCKELQELEPENKWCLLTIILLMRALDPLLYEKETLQYFQTLKAVDPMRAAYLDDLRSKFLLENSVLKMEYADARVLHLAHKDLTVLCHLEQLLLVTHLDLSHNRLRTLPPALAALRCLEVLQANDNAIESLDGITNLPRLQELLLCNNRLQQPAALQPLASCPRLVLLNLEGNPLCEEGGVLEHLSELLPSVSSILT